The following coding sequences lie in one Rhodohalobacter barkolensis genomic window:
- a CDS encoding N-acetylmuramoyl-L-alanine amidase, with amino-acid sequence MALDIKRDFLLPESEFFTVKDEKSGICIHHTVGGSVKSTYNWWLQDSQMVGTAYMIGRDGTLYQMFDPENWAWQFGLPWEYEEKIAFEKRFIGIELASEGGIMEKDGVYYCFDRVSPKTVKSADEIFDAGMDYRGYRIFDRYEPEQISSLIVLINTLCDRFNIPRRVPSEPLNYYGQKLKDFRGIIGHAMVRKDKSDPAPMPALWERLREECNLDFVNPEEIHPAEKTKKMSESEIDNLFEENAKELNKMNVSAGSMVKGLIQELERDNRGTYIRLRDAVKNGHQISYDFVEGNKSLVKKIGTALGFKKVTDNKLEVRNG; translated from the coding sequence ATGGCATTAGACATAAAAAGGGATTTTTTGCTTCCGGAATCGGAATTTTTCACTGTGAAAGATGAGAAATCGGGAATCTGTATACATCACACGGTGGGTGGTTCTGTGAAATCAACCTATAACTGGTGGCTGCAAGATTCTCAGATGGTAGGAACGGCGTATATGATTGGTCGGGATGGTACACTCTATCAAATGTTTGATCCTGAAAACTGGGCCTGGCAATTTGGACTTCCCTGGGAATATGAGGAAAAAATCGCTTTTGAAAAACGGTTTATCGGCATTGAACTGGCGAGCGAAGGTGGCATCATGGAGAAGGATGGAGTTTACTACTGTTTCGACCGGGTCTCCCCAAAAACGGTCAAATCTGCCGATGAAATATTTGATGCCGGAATGGATTATCGCGGTTACCGCATCTTTGACAGGTATGAACCTGAACAGATTTCCTCGCTGATAGTCTTGATCAATACATTATGCGACCGGTTTAATATTCCCCGCCGTGTGCCGTCTGAACCTCTGAACTACTACGGACAAAAGCTAAAAGATTTTCGCGGCATTATAGGCCATGCCATGGTCCGTAAAGATAAATCGGATCCGGCGCCAATGCCTGCTCTGTGGGAACGGCTGCGTGAGGAATGTAACCTTGATTTTGTAAATCCAGAGGAGATTCATCCTGCTGAGAAAACAAAAAAAATGAGTGAATCAGAAATAGACAACCTGTTCGAGGAGAATGCAAAAGAGCTTAATAAAATGAATGTTTCGGCCGGAAGTATGGTGAAGGGGTTAATCCAGGAGTTAGAGCGTGACAACCGGGGTACGTATATCAGGCTGAGGGATGCAGTGAAGAATGGTCATCAGATCAGCTACGATTTTGTAGAGGGAAATAAGAGTCTGGTGAAGAAAATTGGCACGGCACTTGGGTTTAAAAAAGTTACAGATAATAAGCTGGAGGTTCGAAATGGATAG